The sequence below is a genomic window from Brachyhypopomus gauderio isolate BG-103 chromosome 5, BGAUD_0.2, whole genome shotgun sequence.
GTCTGTTCTCTTTCTAGGATCTGTGTGATGAGCTCTCCCTGGTCGACGTACTCGAGGACAAGCTGAAGGGTGAGATGATGGACCTGCAGCATGGTAGCCTGTTCCTCAAGACCCAAAAGATCACCGCTGACAAAGGTGAGAAACCGACTGGCATTTGATGGTCTCTCGGTGGTTGTTGAAGATTTGAGATGTTTCACTTGACCTCCACCTGAAaagctgcatgtgtgtttgtcagactACTCTGTCACTGCGAACTCCCGCATCGTGGTGGTGACGGCGGGCGTTCGTCAGCAGGAGGGTGAGAGCAGGCTCAACCTGGTGCAGAGGAACGTCAACATCTTCAAGCACATCATCCCTCAGCTGGTGAAGCACAGCCCCAACTGCATCCTTGTCGTTGTGTCCAACCCGGGTGAGGAGACGTCTGCGCCCCGCACGGCCTGCGTGCGACCCATGGGCGTGGCTACCTGCCGTTTAGAGATCCGGCGTTCTGACGTGTGCTCGGGTTTTTAATCGTCCCTTCTCCTCGTTCTCTGCAGTGGACATCCTGACCTACGTGACGTGGAAACTGAGCGGTCTGCCCAAGCACCGCGTGATTGGCAGCGGCACCAACCTGGACTCGGCCCGTTTCCGTTACATCATGGCCGAGAAGCTTGGCCTCCACGCCAGCAGCTTCAATGGCTTCGTCCTGGGCGAACACGGAGACTCTAGCGGTGAGGCTCCACCTGTCCCGGTGCAGTGTGCGGCCGCTCAAAAACGCTTGGTGGCGGTGGGTGGAGCAGAACCTTGTGGGGGATCCCTAGTTTGTGCCCTTCTCTGACCCTAatgtgccccccaccccccttatGGTGGACCATATCGGCTGGCTTGTGGCTCACCAGACTCCCCATGAAACTTCAGTAGGATTAAATGGCGCTCTGGAGAAGCGATAAATTCTTTGAATGTGCCATTCAGCCACAACATCCTGATGTCTGTGTGCTTGGACTTCTGTGGCACTAATGGTTGTTTTCATGCTTTTTGTGCAGTGCCTGTCTGGAGTGGTGTTAATGTGGCAGGGGTCAGTCTGCAGAAGCTCAACCCTGCAATCGGCACAGACAAGGACAGCGAGAACTGGAAGGAAGCACACAAGTTGGTGGTGGAcaggtacccccccccccccccaatcccacAATGAACATCTTCCTGAGCTTTAGCTATGATGCAGTGTTGACTGGAGTTCTGCACATGGAAGAGGAGTGTCTGGTCTGTGTGTAAAAGTCCACCTTCTGCATTGGGCAGATGGGGTGACCAGTATTTTACCTGAAACTGAATTGACTGTTGCACCATTTCACCAAGGACATGAGGCTTGTTTCCTGTACTGGTACGTTAAAGGTCTTCTCTCGTCACAGTGCCTACGAAGTCATCAGGCTGAAGGGCTACACTAACTGGGCTATTGGCCTCAGCGTGGCAGATCTCACCGAGAGCCTGGTGAAGAACCTGAGTAGAGTCCATCCAGTCTCCACCatggtgaaggtgagggggtggggagaAATACCTGCTAGAGCGTCTCCATCTGCTCAGAGCTGGCTGTTGTCCAGGGTCGTGTCCCCCTGCCAGGCACTTCCAGTGGAGTTTTTGCACCGCTGCTTGACTACATGCTAGTCTTGAAGTGGAGGACAAACTTAACTTTGCCTTTGGCTTATTCtagtgacttttttttttttttttttttttttttttaatcgacTAGCTACTATTGGTGAGTGGGTT
It includes:
- the ldhba gene encoding L-lactate dehydrogenase B-A chain; its protein translation is MASVLEKLISPVACGAPQPPTNKVTVVGVGQVGMACAVSILLRDLCDELSLVDVLEDKLKGEMMDLQHGSLFLKTQKITADKDYSVTANSRIVVVTAGVRQQEGESRLNLVQRNVNIFKHIIPQLVKHSPNCILVVVSNPVDILTYVTWKLSGLPKHRVIGSGTNLDSARFRYIMAEKLGLHASSFNGFVLGEHGDSSVPVWSGVNVAGVSLQKLNPAIGTDKDSENWKEAHKLVVDSAYEVIRLKGYTNWAIGLSVADLTESLVKNLSRVHPVSTMVKGMYGIADEVYLSLPCVLNSSGVGNVINMTLTDQEVAQLKNSADTLWSIQKDLKDL